From Scomber scombrus chromosome 6, fScoSco1.1, whole genome shotgun sequence, the proteins below share one genomic window:
- the gdpgp1 gene encoding GDP-D-glucose phosphorylase 1 has protein sequence MALQFVYSNQDFFTDARRTTGNSLGVALPSTSFDKTIQAGWTERMERGLFRYHLGDLQTRILPGPHCYVAQLNIQRGIERRKPQEILSIQQEFNAKQFNFNKINPDEIIFEMLKDTVGGAASHENGKQLLQPCRMVVLVNVSPLEFGHCLFVPEPTRCFPQVLTTFSIQVGIESVLLSSDPGFRMGFNSLGAFASVNHLHLHGYYLEHELKIESMPVKPLLPEKGLYRLMDFPAGFLFYTESDRVELVARAICQVTDFLVDGNIAHNLFLTRGCPPCDHIQREKDCSSRKGVRIALWPRISCFGAKEESAFNVALCELAGHLPFKNKGDYELIAEKDVVDIIQKYLLPDADFLRLEQQLIHHVMDL, from the coding sequence ATGGCGCTCCAGTTTGTATATAGCAACCAGGACTTTTTCACCGATGCCCGTCGGACCACTGGGAACAGTTTGGGAGTGGCGTTGCCTTCAACCAGTTTTGACAAAACTATCCAAGCCGGCTGGACAGAAAGGATGGAGAGGGGACTCTTCCGCTACCATTTGGGTGACTTACAAACGCGCATCCTACCGGGCCCACATTGCTATGTGGCCCAGTTAAATATACAGAGAGGAATAGAGAGAAGAAAACCTCAGGAGATACTGAGCATTCAGCAGGAATTCAACGCAAAGCAGTTTAATTTTAACAAAATCAATCCAGATGAAATCATATTTGAGATGTTAAAGGATACTGTGGGAGGCGCAGCGTCACATGAAAATGGAAAGCAGTTGCTTCAACCCTGTAGGATGGTGGTGCTAGTTAATGTCAGCCCTTTGGAGTTTGGACATTGTCTATTTGTTCCAGAGCCAACGCGCTGTTTTCCGCAGGTCCTGACAACGTTCTCCATCCAAGTCGGTATTGAATCTGTGCTCCTGAGCTCTGACCCAGGCTTTCGTATGGGGTTCAACAGCCTTGGAGCTTTTGCATCTGTCAATCATTTACACCTACATGGATATTACCTGGAGCATGAGCTCAAGATAGAATCTATGCCAGTCAAGCCGCTTCTTCCTGAGAAGGGACTTTATCGTCTCATGGACTTCcctgcaggttttttgttttacacagaATCAGACAGGGTAGAGTTAGTTGCCAGAGCCATCTGCCAAGTCACTGACTTTCTCGTGGATGGCAATATTGCCCACAACCTGTTCTTAACCAGAGGATGTCCACCCTGTGATcacatacagagagaaaaggatTGCAGCTCAAGAAAAGGTGTGCGTATTGCTTTATGGCCCAGAATATCCTGCTTTGGTGCCAAAGAAGAGTCTGCTTTCAATGTTGCTCTTTGTGAGCTCGCTGGGCATTTACCATTTAAGAACAAAGGGGACTATGAGCTCATAGCTGAGAAAGATGTTGTAGATATCATTCAGAAGTATCTCCTGCCTGATGCAGATTTTCTTCGGTTGGAACAGCAACTTATTCATCATGTAATGGATTTATAA